A region of Parvularculales bacterium DNA encodes the following proteins:
- a CDS encoding DUF4147 domain-containing protein: MPSRDAMSDDLAAKARKAFDAALTAAAPGRVMAPALAALPNPPDAILAIGKAGCAMARACRDHGLNAPGLIITNAENAHHVDGFELIEGGHPLPDQGSLAGAGAAMELARRMEGGEHLLVLLSGGGSALMAEPIGNLGLSHKRMMNESLLASGLDIHRMNAVRRLFSAVKGGRLAALAAPAKVTQWVLSDVPGDHLESIASGPFAPDPWPLEEACAYVIEAGIDRFDWARDVLAAMKKGELQQPLRPSDSVFDHIESRILASNAICVEAAGQNLGGDIHTLPELSGDAVEMGRLLARHVLAAQNHPYVAATGGETTVCLPAGHGLGGRSQALALSFMLAMPEEAGFNWVLLAAGTDGRDGPTDAAGGLVSSAMTFERKYAEAALKAHDSYTFLDSIGALLRCPPTGTNLGDIVVIITADTT; encoded by the coding sequence ATGCCGAGCCGTGATGCCATGAGCGATGATCTGGCGGCAAAAGCGCGCAAGGCATTTGATGCGGCACTTACCGCAGCGGCTCCGGGACGGGTGATGGCGCCGGCGCTGGCCGCACTTCCCAACCCCCCCGATGCCATCCTTGCCATCGGTAAGGCCGGATGCGCTATGGCGCGTGCATGCCGGGATCATGGGCTCAATGCGCCGGGGCTGATCATCACCAATGCTGAAAATGCGCATCATGTGGACGGCTTTGAATTAATCGAAGGCGGCCACCCCCTTCCGGATCAGGGCAGTCTTGCCGGCGCCGGCGCGGCCATGGAACTTGCCCGCAGGATGGAAGGAGGCGAACATCTGCTGGTGCTGCTTTCAGGGGGCGGGTCGGCATTGATGGCCGAGCCCATCGGCAACCTTGGCCTCAGTCACAAACGCATGATGAACGAATCCCTCCTGGCCAGCGGTCTTGATATCCACCGCATGAACGCTGTCCGGCGGCTTTTTTCCGCCGTAAAGGGAGGACGTCTGGCGGCGCTGGCGGCTCCGGCAAAGGTGACCCAATGGGTGCTCTCGGATGTCCCGGGCGATCATTTGGAATCCATCGCCAGCGGTCCTTTTGCCCCTGACCCCTGGCCCCTCGAAGAAGCCTGCGCATATGTGATCGAGGCCGGGATCGACCGCTTTGACTGGGCCCGGGATGTGCTTGCGGCCATGAAGAAAGGAGAGTTGCAGCAACCGCTCCGTCCCAGCGATTCCGTTTTTGATCATATTGAAAGCCGGATTCTGGCGAGCAATGCCATCTGCGTTGAGGCCGCCGGGCAAAATCTGGGCGGGGATATCCACACTTTGCCGGAGTTGTCAGGCGATGCGGTTGAGATGGGCCGGTTGCTGGCCCGCCATGTTCTCGCAGCACAGAACCATCCTTATGTTGCCGCTACAGGCGGTGAGACCACCGTCTGCTTGCCTGCCGGGCACGGGCTGGGAGGCAGATCGCAGGCTCTGGCTTTGTCATTTATGCTGGCGATGCCGGAGGAGGCCGGGTTCAACTGGGTTCTGCTTGCCGCCGGTACCGATGGCCGCGATGGGCCGACCGATGCGGCAGGAGGGCTTGTCAGCAGTGCGATGACCTTTGAGCGCAAGTATGCCGAAGCGGCACTTAAAGCCCATGACAGTTATACGTTTCTTGATTCCATAGGTGCGTTATTGCGTTGTCCGCCGACCGGCACGAACCTTGGTGATATTGTGGTCATCATTACCGCTGATACAACTTAA